Proteins from a genomic interval of Deltaproteobacteria bacterium:
- a CDS encoding prepilin-type N-terminal cleavage/methylation domain-containing protein: protein MILRFRGEKSKKGFTIIELSIVLVITGILATLAVTTYSALTKKAKRVQAKIALKQLAKAEYIYFSEHDSYTDDSTVLDFDPIVYDYYTITVEASQHDFTGKAEGNLDSDSTLDTWVIHKDGNPVSLILD, encoded by the coding sequence ATGATCTTGAGATTTCGGGGAGAAAAATCAAAAAAGGGATTCACCATCATCGAGCTGTCGATCGTGCTCGTGATAACGGGAATACTTGCAACGCTGGCAGTGACCACGTACTCTGCGCTGACAAAGAAGGCAAAAAGGGTCCAGGCAAAAATTGCACTGAAACAGCTTGCCAAGGCCGAGTATATTTATTTCTCAGAACACGACAGCTATACCGACGATTCCACCGTGCTTGACTTCGATCCCATAGTGTATGACTATTACACGATCACCGTTGAGGCATCGCAGCATGACTTCACGGGAAAAGCGGAGGGGAACCTGGACTCTGACAGCACTCTCGATACCTGGGTAATCCACAAAGACGGAAATCCCGTTTCCCTTATCCTCGATTAG
- a CDS encoding prepilin peptidase, which translates to MESLTSLFFFLLGTVMGSFYNVIIHRLPEGRSIVRPPSSCPSCESKIQARDNVPILSYLLLKGRCRNCGVRISSRYPFVELCTGLIFFLAYRFDGITFLLLRDLLFYSILFVVTFIDIDKRIIPDTLSLGGLVAGFFIVSFLLGKGWKFSATGIVVGGGILYFTALIYEGITKREGLGGGDIKLLGMVGAFTGYKGAILTIFIGSVIGTLFGVYLMVKEKGDLKTAVPFGPFLAGGAVISDIILRSFAIQFFSF; encoded by the coding sequence ATGGAAAGCCTAACCTCTCTTTTCTTTTTTCTTCTCGGTACGGTGATGGGCAGTTTTTACAACGTGATTATTCACCGGCTGCCTGAGGGCAGGTCGATCGTCAGACCCCCTTCATCGTGCCCGTCGTGTGAAAGCAAGATCCAGGCAAGGGACAACGTTCCAATTCTCAGTTATCTGCTTCTCAAGGGCAGATGCAGGAACTGCGGAGTTCGAATTTCCTCCAGGTACCCCTTTGTGGAACTGTGCACCGGTCTCATTTTTTTTCTCGCCTACCGGTTCGACGGAATAACCTTTCTCCTCCTGAGGGATCTTCTTTTTTACTCCATCCTGTTCGTGGTGACCTTCATCGATATCGACAAGAGAATTATTCCGGACACCCTGAGCCTGGGAGGTCTTGTGGCGGGCTTTTTCATCGTCTCTTTTCTCCTTGGCAAGGGATGGAAATTTTCGGCAACCGGGATAGTCGTTGGGGGTGGAATTCTCTATTTCACGGCACTTATCTACGAAGGAATAACCAAGAGAGAGGGCCTTGGCGGTGGAGATATAAAACTGCTCGGGATGGTTGGTGCGTTTACAGGTTACAAGGGGGCAATTTTAACTATTTTCATCGGGTCGGTGATTGGCACGCTGTTCGGCGTGTACCTCATGGTGAAAGAAAAGGGCGACTTGAAAACGGCCGTTCCTTTTGGCCCTTTCCTGGCCGGGGGAGCGGTTATTTCCGATATCATCCTCCGGAGCTTCGCCATCCAATTTTTTTCCTTCTAG